One Gordonia sp. SID5947 genomic region harbors:
- a CDS encoding MFS transporter: protein MSNHAVAEAGGSAPAEPRRSRQRSLDELGPNYKWIALSNTTLGMLIATINSSIVLIALPDIFKGIHLNPLEPQNTSYLLWMMMGFLVVTAVLVVSFGRLGDMFGRARMYNMGFAIFTISSIFLAITWFDGSEAAIWLIFWRIIQGVGGAFLMANSSAILTDAFPANQRGLAMGINGVAAIAGSFLGLLIGGVLAPIQWHYIFLVSVPFGVIGTIWAYLKLHDTGERRKAKMDWWGNITFAVGLIAILIAITYGIQPYGGSNMGWGNPWVLTGLIGGVIVLAAFVFIETKVDSPLFELSLFKNRSFAFGNVANLMASIGRGGLQFILIIWLQGIWLPQHGFDYSRTPLWAGIYMVPMTIGFLLSAPVSGFLSDRVGTKWFTSIGMLITAGTFAALIAIPVDFTYWVFAVIMLINGIGMGLFASPNRAEVMNSLPITSRGSGAGMMTTFQNAAMVLSIGLFFSLMIAGLSAHLPDAMFSGLTTNGMPEAPANGIAHLPTVGILFAAFLGYNPIREIGGQALQGLPQSSVDHLTGLDFFPHLISDPFSDGLTAAFTFALICCVLGAIASLFTGGSKSPVESPETVGAELAAVAADASVAAPSELIDEPRGTGPRHLLPSAASAQSEVERPRIAGRITGSDGAPLTHAAVTVTDIRGHQAGATAVHQDGSYAVRDLADGTYTVIATAPGRSPKALTVSVVGDLVFRRDFALTGGSVLQGSVRDEQRPLPANLIVTDQSGAVVTQAHADSDGRFAIHGLSEGDTVAVTASVPGYQPTSQLVTVDATSRAEIEIVLVATGGVQGSVRAMDGSPLAGATVSAIGPEQTIVASVITDADGRYRIEGLTDAQFTIVANMYEPAAVQVNVAAGQRNTADIGLGSGNESPVS, encoded by the coding sequence ATGTCGAATCACGCAGTGGCCGAGGCAGGCGGGTCCGCACCAGCGGAACCCCGCCGGTCGCGCCAGCGATCTCTCGACGAGCTCGGTCCGAACTACAAATGGATCGCGCTCTCCAACACCACGCTGGGCATGCTGATCGCGACGATCAACAGCTCGATCGTCCTGATCGCACTGCCCGACATCTTCAAGGGCATCCATCTCAATCCCCTCGAACCCCAGAACACCAGCTATCTGCTCTGGATGATGATGGGCTTCCTCGTGGTCACCGCCGTGCTGGTGGTGAGCTTCGGACGCCTCGGCGACATGTTCGGTCGCGCCCGGATGTACAACATGGGTTTCGCGATCTTCACGATCTCCTCCATCTTCCTGGCCATCACCTGGTTCGACGGGAGTGAGGCGGCCATCTGGCTGATCTTCTGGCGCATCATCCAGGGCGTCGGCGGTGCGTTCCTGATGGCGAACTCGTCGGCGATCTTGACCGATGCGTTCCCGGCCAACCAGCGTGGCCTCGCCATGGGCATCAACGGTGTCGCGGCGATCGCCGGTTCGTTCCTCGGCCTGCTGATCGGCGGCGTGCTCGCACCGATCCAGTGGCACTACATCTTCCTGGTCTCGGTGCCGTTCGGTGTGATCGGGACGATCTGGGCGTATCTGAAGCTGCACGACACCGGCGAACGCCGCAAGGCGAAGATGGACTGGTGGGGCAACATCACCTTCGCCGTCGGCCTCATCGCGATCCTCATCGCCATCACCTACGGCATCCAGCCCTACGGCGGGTCCAACATGGGTTGGGGCAACCCGTGGGTCCTCACCGGACTCATCGGCGGTGTGATCGTGCTGGCCGCCTTCGTGTTCATCGAGACCAAGGTCGACAGCCCGCTCTTCGAACTCTCGCTGTTCAAGAATCGTTCGTTCGCCTTCGGCAACGTCGCCAACCTGATGGCTTCGATCGGCCGTGGTGGTCTGCAGTTCATCCTGATCATCTGGCTGCAGGGCATCTGGCTCCCGCAGCACGGCTTCGACTACTCACGCACACCGCTGTGGGCCGGCATCTACATGGTGCCGATGACCATCGGCTTCCTGCTCAGTGCGCCCGTCTCCGGGTTCCTCTCCGACCGGGTGGGCACCAAGTGGTTCACCAGCATCGGCATGCTGATCACCGCGGGTACCTTCGCAGCCCTGATCGCGATCCCGGTCGACTTCACCTACTGGGTGTTCGCCGTGATCATGTTGATCAACGGCATCGGTATGGGCCTGTTCGCCTCGCCCAACCGCGCCGAGGTGATGAACAGCCTCCCGATCACGTCGCGTGGTTCCGGCGCAGGCATGATGACCACGTTCCAGAACGCCGCGATGGTGCTCTCGATCGGCCTGTTCTTCTCGCTGATGATCGCCGGCCTCAGCGCTCATCTGCCGGACGCGATGTTCAGCGGTCTGACGACCAACGGGATGCCGGAGGCGCCGGCGAACGGCATCGCACATCTGCCGACGGTCGGCATCCTGTTCGCGGCCTTCCTCGGGTACAACCCGATCCGGGAGATCGGCGGCCAGGCGCTGCAGGGCCTGCCGCAGTCGAGCGTCGACCACCTGACCGGCCTGGACTTCTTCCCGCATCTGATCAGCGATCCGTTCTCCGACGGACTGACCGCGGCGTTCACCTTCGCGCTCATCTGCTGCGTGCTGGGTGCGATCGCGTCGCTGTTCACCGGCGGCTCGAAGTCACCGGTCGAGTCGCCGGAGACCGTGGGCGCCGAGCTGGCGGCTGTCGCCGCCGACGCGTCGGTCGCCGCTCCGTCGGAACTCATCGACGAGCCGCGCGGTACCGGGCCACGGCATCTGTTGCCTTCGGCGGCAAGCGCGCAGTCCGAGGTCGAACGACCGCGGATCGCCGGCCGGATCACCGGTTCCGACGGGGCACCGCTGACACACGCCGCAGTGACCGTCACCGATATCCGCGGCCACCAGGCCGGCGCAACCGCGGTGCACCAGGACGGGTCGTACGCGGTCCGCGATCTGGCGGACGGCACGTACACCGTCATCGCAACCGCCCCGGGACGCTCGCCCAAGGCGCTCACGGTTTCCGTGGTCGGCGACCTGGTCTTCCGACGGGACTTCGCCCTGACCGGCGGGTCGGTACTGCAGGGTTCGGTGCGTGACGAGCAGCGTCCGCTGCCGGCCAACCTGATCGTCACCGACCAGTCGGGCGCGGTGGTCACCCAGGCGCACGCCGATTCCGACGGACGCTTTGCCATCCACGGACTGTCGGAGGGCGACACCGTCGCGGTGACCGCATCGGTGCCCGGCTACCAGCCGACCAGCCAGCTGGTCACCGTCGATGCGACGTCACGTGCCGAGATCGAGATCGTCCTGGTCGCGACCGGCGGTGTGCAGGGCTCCGTCCGCGCGATGGACGGGTCGCCGTTGGCGGGGGCCACCGTATCGGCGATCGGCCCCGAGCAGACCATCGTCGCCTCGGTGATCACCGACGCCGACGGACGGTATCGGATCGAAGGCCTGACCGACGCCCAGTTCACCATCGTGGCCAACATGTACGAGCCGGCCGCCGTGCAGGTGAATGTGGCAGCCGGTCAACGCAATACGGCCGACATCGGACTGGGTTCGGGCAACGAGTCCCCCGTGTCGTAG
- a CDS encoding YceI family protein, whose product MSATITARVATSSGRPLDGAVMTVMSQAGEQQAIARADADGAVRAADLDTGTYTVVITAEGYQPTARVAVVTGSSPVSLGEIAAARAGGAPVPAPGRWDIDPGHSAIEISVRHFGIASIKGRFTDFTGQIEVADDIEKSSVVAEIKTSSIDTDNKTRDDHLRSDAFFDTEQHPVAEFRAAQVRPSSDETWSLSGTLTLRGTAVPVTLELSYLGEVEDPWGGHRAGFRAEGTLQRNDFGISFDDKLISGVAQIGSTAKVILDIQAVRSAT is encoded by the coding sequence ATGAGTGCAACCATCACGGCACGAGTCGCGACCTCGAGCGGTCGTCCGTTGGACGGCGCGGTCATGACGGTCATGTCGCAGGCAGGCGAGCAGCAGGCGATCGCACGCGCGGATGCCGACGGCGCGGTGAGAGCGGCCGACCTCGACACCGGCACCTACACGGTGGTGATCACGGCCGAGGGCTACCAGCCGACGGCCCGCGTCGCGGTGGTGACCGGATCGAGCCCGGTCAGCCTCGGCGAGATCGCGGCCGCACGCGCCGGCGGCGCACCGGTCCCGGCACCCGGCCGATGGGACATCGACCCGGGCCATTCGGCGATCGAGATCAGCGTTCGCCACTTCGGTATCGCCAGCATCAAGGGCCGTTTCACCGATTTCACCGGGCAGATCGAGGTGGCCGACGACATCGAGAAGTCGTCGGTGGTCGCCGAGATCAAGACATCGAGCATCGACACCGACAACAAGACTCGTGACGACCACCTGCGGTCGGATGCGTTCTTCGACACCGAGCAGCATCCGGTCGCAGAGTTCCGGGCCGCTCAGGTACGCCCGTCCTCCGACGAGACGTGGTCGCTGTCGGGCACCCTGACGTTGCGCGGCACCGCTGTTCCGGTGACGCTCGAGCTGTCGTATCTCGGCGAGGTCGAGGACCCGTGGGGCGGACACCGCGCCGGATTCCGCGCGGAGGGGACGCTGCAGCGCAACGACTTCGGCATCAGCTTCGACGACAAGCTGATCAGCGGCGTCGCGCAGATCGGCAGCACGGCGAAGGTGATCCTCGACATCCAGGCCGTCCGTTCCGCCACCTGA
- a CDS encoding carboxypeptidase-like regulatory domain-containing protein: MQPNVNGHRDEDGITPSHTIAGGTIRGEIRRNDGATVADATITVIDPNGRQAARTAGESDGTFGIAVPGGGHYVLVVSAAGHEPSAVTVTVGSTPIDVEVVLTSMAALTGSVTTSATGEAVAQATVAVADHAGHVTATAVTGVDGRWSVSGLANGTYTVIVTAAGCDPVAETVVVSGTASPSVDVVLRTAAELGGTITDGTGPDGAPVAHSQVALLNDSGEMAASALTDDDGRYLFANLTPGDYTVIANGYSPVAATISIEAGRFVTHEFVLGARGQA; the protein is encoded by the coding sequence ATGCAGCCCAACGTCAATGGCCACCGGGATGAGGACGGGATCACACCGTCGCACACCATTGCCGGCGGAACGATCCGTGGCGAGATCCGCCGCAACGACGGCGCCACCGTCGCCGACGCGACGATCACCGTGATCGACCCGAACGGGCGCCAGGCGGCCCGCACGGCCGGAGAGTCCGACGGCACCTTCGGGATTGCCGTCCCGGGCGGCGGCCACTATGTTCTCGTCGTCTCGGCGGCGGGGCACGAACCGTCCGCGGTGACCGTGACGGTCGGTTCCACCCCGATCGATGTCGAGGTGGTGCTCACCTCGATGGCGGCACTCACCGGGAGCGTCACCACCTCGGCGACCGGCGAGGCGGTCGCGCAGGCGACGGTCGCCGTCGCCGATCACGCCGGCCACGTCACCGCCACAGCGGTCACCGGCGTGGACGGACGGTGGAGCGTGTCGGGTCTCGCGAACGGGACCTACACGGTGATCGTCACAGCCGCCGGCTGCGATCCGGTTGCCGAAACCGTGGTGGTCAGCGGAACAGCCTCTCCCTCTGTCGATGTGGTGCTGCGGACCGCGGCAGAGCTCGGCGGGACCATCACCGACGGCACCGGGCCCGACGGCGCACCGGTGGCGCACAGCCAGGTGGCCCTGCTCAACGACTCCGGTGAGATGGCGGCGAGCGCACTCACCGACGACGACGGCCGGTACCTGTTCGCGAACCTCACACCCGGCGACTACACGGTGATCGCCAACGGTTACTCCCCGGTGGCGGCCACCATAAGCATCGAGGCCGGACGATTCGTCACGCACGAATTCGTCCTCGGCGCAAGGGGGCAAGCATGA
- a CDS encoding MarR family transcriptional regulator, with the protein MGEGAAVGLSSTATLSDAATIHRDLIRIGRAIRARSGGGTLSAGQMSALWTIAQNAPIRATEVAEREGVAAPTMSRVVASLERHGMVMRTTDPRDGRVSLLTPTADGVDHIRGASSRNSELFEMALDQLADDERMAVERSMRLLADTMCGLTAPTTDSPDTADSATVGGGS; encoded by the coding sequence ATGGGCGAGGGTGCAGCAGTGGGCCTGTCGTCCACCGCAACCCTGAGCGACGCCGCCACCATCCACCGCGATCTCATCCGGATCGGACGTGCGATCCGCGCCCGGTCGGGTGGCGGAACACTTTCCGCAGGTCAGATGTCCGCGCTCTGGACCATCGCCCAGAACGCGCCGATCCGGGCCACCGAAGTGGCCGAACGGGAGGGTGTCGCCGCACCGACGATGTCCCGGGTGGTCGCCTCGCTCGAGCGGCACGGCATGGTCATGCGCACCACCGATCCGCGCGACGGACGGGTCAGCCTGCTCACCCCGACCGCAGACGGGGTGGATCACATCCGGGGGGCGTCGTCGCGCAACTCCGAGTTGTTCGAGATGGCGCTCGATCAGCTCGCCGACGATGAGCGGATGGCCGTCGAACGATCGATGCGCCTTCTCGCCGACACGATGTGCGGTCTGACCGCACCCACCACAGACAGTCCAGATACCGCGGACAGCGCAACAGTAGGAGGGGGATCCTGA
- a CDS encoding DUF6766 family protein encodes MATVDETRRRRRLRAWLYENGLLLTCLALFLIFFIGMIMSGVRQYNSEQMEHGATEAISVWAYLRTGDFVEAVFENWESEFLQMAMYVVLTVFLFQKGSSESKPPHETSPQDQDPRSVHADPRSPWPVRRGGIWLTIYQNSLAGAFFVLFFASLALHAVGGAAAYNSDQLDHGRPTVSVWDYLGTSQFWFESMQNWQSEFIAVAAIIGGSIYLRQKGSPESKPVAESSRETGA; translated from the coding sequence GTGGCGACGGTCGACGAAACCAGGCGCCGGCGTCGATTACGCGCCTGGCTCTACGAGAACGGCCTCCTGCTCACCTGCCTTGCACTGTTCCTGATCTTCTTCATCGGGATGATCATGTCCGGGGTCCGTCAGTACAACTCCGAACAGATGGAACACGGCGCCACCGAGGCGATCAGCGTATGGGCATACCTGCGGACGGGAGACTTCGTCGAGGCCGTCTTCGAGAACTGGGAATCCGAGTTCCTCCAGATGGCGATGTACGTCGTGCTGACGGTCTTCCTGTTCCAGAAGGGTTCGTCGGAGTCCAAACCTCCCCATGAAACCTCTCCGCAGGACCAGGATCCGCGATCGGTGCACGCCGACCCGCGCTCCCCCTGGCCGGTTCGCCGCGGCGGGATCTGGCTGACGATCTATCAGAACTCACTCGCCGGCGCCTTCTTCGTACTCTTCTTCGCCTCCCTCGCACTGCATGCGGTGGGTGGCGCCGCCGCCTACAACAGCGATCAACTCGACCACGGCCGGCCGACGGTTTCGGTGTGGGACTACCTGGGCACCTCCCAGTTCTGGTTCGAGTCGATGCAGAACTGGCAGAGCGAGTTCATCGCCGTCGCCGCGATCATCGGCGGCTCGATCTACCTACGCCAGAAGGGCTCACCGGAGTCCAAACCAGTCGCGGAGAGTTCACGGGAGACCGGCGCCTGA
- the ppk2 gene encoding polyphosphate kinase 2, with protein MSGTDSAPTSPMTNKEFRKLVKPLHGELVAMQEWVRSTGAKVCVVFEGRDTAGKGGVIKAITERVSPRVFRVVALPTPTEREKSQMFLQRYVPHLPAAGEVVIFDRSWYNRAGVERVMGFCTEEQSMQFLADVPEFERAVVRSGTLLIKYWLEVSEEQQTLRLQSRIDDPRKYWKLSPMDVKSYTHWDDYSRARDDMFRYSDTGWAPWYVANTDDKKRGRLNIITHLLDQVPYTPLAAPDIELPDRVRSGYSSPHLAVTEVPVRY; from the coding sequence GTGAGTGGAACAGATTCGGCGCCAACATCTCCGATGACGAACAAAGAGTTCCGGAAACTGGTGAAACCGCTGCACGGCGAACTCGTGGCGATGCAGGAGTGGGTGCGGTCCACCGGTGCCAAGGTCTGCGTGGTCTTCGAGGGTCGTGATACCGCGGGCAAGGGTGGCGTCATCAAGGCGATCACCGAGCGGGTCAGTCCGCGGGTGTTCCGCGTGGTGGCGCTGCCCACTCCCACCGAGCGGGAGAAGTCGCAGATGTTCTTGCAGCGGTACGTGCCACATCTGCCGGCCGCGGGAGAGGTCGTGATCTTCGACCGCAGTTGGTACAACCGCGCGGGCGTGGAGCGTGTGATGGGTTTCTGCACTGAGGAGCAGTCCATGCAGTTCCTCGCGGACGTCCCCGAGTTCGAGCGAGCGGTGGTCCGGTCCGGCACGCTGTTGATCAAGTACTGGCTCGAAGTGAGCGAAGAACAACAGACACTGCGTCTGCAGAGCCGCATCGACGACCCTCGCAAGTATTGGAAACTGTCCCCGATGGACGTGAAGTCCTACACCCACTGGGACGACTATTCCCGTGCGCGTGACGACATGTTCCGCTACAGCGACACCGGTTGGGCGCCGTGGTACGTCGCCAACACCGACGACAAGAAGCGCGGTCGGCTCAACATCATCACGCACCTGCTCGATCAGGTGCCCTACACGCCACTCGCGGCACCGGACATCGAACTGCCCGACCGTGTCCGCAGTGGGTATTCCAGTCCGCACCTGGCCGTGACCGAGGTGCCGGTTCGCTATTGA
- a CDS encoding Hsp20/alpha crystallin family protein yields MLRFDPFSDVDALARGLMTGSPAGTARTPRFMPLDLYKVDDHYMLVADLPGADPGSIDVAVDNGVLTLSAQRSVPSDEGVQWLTSERFSGTYRRQLSLGEGIDASAITANYDNGVLAVTIPLAERAKPRKIAVEATGRPQAITTGSD; encoded by the coding sequence GTGCTTCGTTTTGATCCGTTCAGCGATGTTGATGCGCTTGCTCGTGGATTGATGACCGGCTCGCCGGCCGGTACCGCGCGGACCCCGCGGTTCATGCCGCTGGATCTGTACAAGGTCGACGACCATTACATGCTGGTGGCCGATCTTCCCGGGGCGGACCCGGGTTCGATCGACGTCGCCGTCGACAACGGGGTGCTGACGTTGTCGGCACAGCGGAGTGTCCCATCCGATGAGGGTGTCCAGTGGCTGACCAGCGAGAGGTTCTCCGGCACATATCGACGGCAGTTGTCACTGGGCGAGGGAATCGACGCGTCCGCGATCACGGCCAATTACGACAACGGCGTTCTGGCCGTGACGATCCCGTTGGCCGAGAGAGCGAAGCCCCGCAAGATCGCGGTCGAGGCCACCGGTCGACCGCAGGCCATCACCACCGGTTCCGACTGA
- a CDS encoding TetR/AcrR family transcriptional regulator has translation MSRPYRGRPSHERSAERRERLVDAGVELVGTGGVNAMTMRAVCRVAGLSQKFFYESFADTDALLHEVYRTTLRRAGGIIDEAATDSTDADSRRRVGVDTAARLVAEDPRVCRILFVEPIADQRLRAYVRESIVELISPELSPSARRKRVSVQAKMQYATLFGSIISLFIEWSEGNLGDDREVFVDHVTDVLEASPT, from the coding sequence ATGTCAAGGCCCTATCGAGGTCGCCCGTCGCATGAGCGTTCCGCGGAACGCCGTGAGCGCCTGGTGGACGCCGGCGTCGAGCTCGTCGGTACCGGTGGTGTGAACGCGATGACCATGCGCGCGGTGTGCCGGGTGGCCGGGTTGAGTCAGAAGTTCTTCTACGAGAGCTTCGCCGACACCGACGCCCTGCTCCACGAGGTGTATCGAACGACGTTGCGGCGTGCCGGCGGAATCATCGACGAGGCCGCCACCGACTCAACCGACGCCGATTCCCGGCGGCGGGTCGGTGTCGACACCGCCGCCCGATTGGTGGCAGAGGATCCGCGGGTCTGTCGAATCCTGTTCGTCGAACCGATCGCGGATCAGCGGCTGCGCGCGTACGTGCGTGAATCGATCGTGGAGCTCATCTCACCCGAGCTCAGCCCGTCCGCGCGTCGCAAGCGCGTGTCCGTCCAGGCGAAGATGCAGTACGCGACCCTTTTCGGGTCCATCATCTCGCTGTTCATCGAATGGTCGGAAGGCAATCTCGGCGACGATCGCGAGGTGTTCGTCGACCACGTGACGGATGTGCTGGAAGCGTCCCCCACCTGA
- a CDS encoding DUF1214 domain-containing protein, producing MTGPDRPEVAAWRGFVDALRDAGEQLAENTADLDPIEQADGFSALLRGLNNQLGRFEVDRERPELVAFNGWRQKFLMDNPDFRYWVADVRSDRRYRIRGNRGGATYVSITAYARTGGVGAEATGRLDSDAMTFAPNGDFDVTLGGEAPTAGDWLGMTDRTSVLWVRFFHDDVTTDQIGSCTIEPIDTPAPAEALDPAVLGARVERLGAMTRMLPHIFAGSIKADLEPPNEIRHWSEMDGGAVFTEPGIHYLRGGWHLEPDEALIVEGEVVECRYWNILAYSRFLNSLDYRSRPVSYTGANATITEGRYRFVLAGRQPDPALGDWIDTEGRSFGIVVLRFLAPDRTPELPTVRCVRLDDVRGG from the coding sequence GTGACCGGCCCCGACCGTCCGGAAGTGGCCGCGTGGCGCGGGTTTGTCGACGCCCTGCGGGATGCCGGCGAGCAGCTCGCGGAGAACACCGCCGACCTCGATCCGATCGAGCAGGCCGACGGGTTCAGCGCGTTGCTGCGGGGGCTCAACAACCAATTGGGGCGGTTCGAGGTCGACCGGGAGCGTCCGGAGTTGGTGGCGTTCAACGGGTGGCGTCAGAAGTTCCTGATGGACAACCCAGACTTTCGCTACTGGGTGGCCGACGTGCGCTCGGACCGCCGCTACCGGATCCGTGGCAACCGCGGCGGCGCCACCTATGTCTCGATCACCGCCTATGCGCGGACGGGAGGAGTCGGCGCCGAGGCCACCGGCCGACTCGACAGCGATGCGATGACCTTCGCCCCGAACGGTGATTTCGACGTGACGCTGGGCGGCGAGGCGCCGACAGCGGGTGACTGGCTGGGGATGACGGATCGAACGAGCGTGCTGTGGGTGCGGTTCTTTCACGATGATGTCACGACCGATCAGATCGGCAGTTGCACAATCGAACCCATCGACACACCAGCGCCGGCCGAAGCGCTCGACCCGGCCGTGCTCGGCGCGCGGGTCGAACGTCTGGGTGCGATGACACGTATGCTGCCGCACATCTTCGCGGGCTCCATCAAGGCGGACCTGGAGCCGCCGAACGAGATCCGTCACTGGTCGGAGATGGACGGTGGGGCGGTGTTCACCGAACCCGGAATCCACTATCTCCGGGGCGGATGGCACCTCGAACCCGACGAGGCGCTGATCGTCGAGGGCGAAGTCGTCGAGTGTCGATACTGGAACATCCTGGCCTACAGCAGGTTCCTGAATTCGCTCGACTACCGAAGCCGGCCGGTCTCCTACACCGGAGCAAATGCCACCATCACCGAAGGGCGTTACCGATTCGTCCTGGCGGGTAGACAACCCGACCCAGCACTCGGCGACTGGATCGACACCGAAGGGCGGTCGTTCGGGATCGTCGTGCTCCGCTTCCTCGCCCCCGATCGCACACCTGAGTTGCCCACGGTCCGGTGTGTGCGGCTCGACGACGTACGGGGCGGATGA
- a CDS encoding sulfotransferase codes for MATAWAPPPRSDAALSVYAAAESDREINPDRYRLGDEAVDLVIDRATSRCGVAALGDPMGWRPGVEHYLSSAALDGRLNALGARTVQDTVTAKLRARAATGEYLAARPDVAERALTPPIVIIGGWRTGTTFLFRLLAGDPRLRAPLPAELYAPWRMAGLEPDERERRIDASGAGHDLLHTLNPTMAAVHDSGARLPEECVLGMGMSLRNWAFSSTTRLDSYAEWLAGEDFHDEYIAHRQMLQILDDGSDRRWLLKAPAHTAELRALAATYPGAVVVHLHRDIVETVASGASLFATYRSTYSDDVDGADVGRFQIEQTELWLRRALAFRDSDEAKTITYLDVAYADLVADTSSTVRRVYEAADIEPPDLEAMIDAHHAAQPRSGKGRHRYEPEQFGIVPGELRERMAFYPFP; via the coding sequence ATGGCCACCGCATGGGCGCCGCCACCGAGATCCGACGCGGCACTGTCGGTGTATGCGGCCGCCGAGTCGGATCGGGAGATCAATCCGGACCGTTATCGCCTCGGTGACGAGGCGGTCGACCTCGTGATCGACCGTGCGACCTCGAGGTGCGGTGTCGCCGCGCTGGGTGATCCGATGGGGTGGCGGCCGGGTGTCGAACATTACCTGTCCTCGGCTGCGCTGGATGGGCGCCTGAATGCCCTCGGTGCGCGCACTGTCCAGGACACTGTCACCGCCAAGTTGCGCGCCCGGGCGGCCACCGGTGAGTATCTGGCGGCCCGGCCCGATGTCGCCGAGCGGGCCCTCACGCCGCCGATCGTGATCATCGGCGGTTGGCGGACCGGGACGACGTTCTTGTTCCGGCTGCTGGCAGGTGATCCGCGGTTGCGTGCGCCGTTGCCGGCCGAACTGTATGCGCCGTGGCGGATGGCGGGTCTCGAACCCGACGAGCGGGAGCGTCGGATCGATGCCAGCGGTGCCGGACACGATCTGCTCCACACGCTCAATCCGACCATGGCCGCCGTCCACGACTCCGGCGCGCGGCTCCCCGAGGAGTGCGTGCTCGGGATGGGGATGTCGTTGCGCAACTGGGCATTCAGCTCAACCACTCGCCTCGATTCCTATGCAGAATGGTTGGCGGGAGAGGACTTTCACGACGAGTACATCGCGCATCGGCAGATGCTGCAGATACTCGACGACGGTTCTGACCGGCGGTGGCTCCTGAAGGCGCCTGCGCACACGGCCGAGCTAAGGGCGTTGGCCGCCACGTATCCGGGTGCGGTGGTCGTACACCTTCATCGCGACATCGTCGAGACGGTTGCGTCCGGCGCGAGTCTGTTCGCGACCTATCGATCGACCTACAGCGACGATGTGGACGGGGCCGACGTCGGGCGCTTCCAGATCGAGCAGACAGAACTGTGGCTGCGGCGCGCTCTGGCATTCAGGGATTCGGACGAGGCGAAGACGATAACGTACCTCGACGTCGCATATGCCGACCTCGTGGCCGACACGTCGTCGACGGTGCGCCGGGTATACGAGGCCGCCGACATCGAGCCACCGGACCTGGAGGCGATGATCGACGCCCATCACGCCGCGCAGCCTCGCAGTGGCAAGGGAAGACATCGGTATGAGCCGGAACAGTTCGGTATCGTGCCCGGCGAACTCCGTGAACGGATGGCGTTCTACCCGTTCCCGTAG